One Algoriphagus sp. Y33 genomic window, TATGGAAAAGTTCATCCGGGGTCATAAGCACAATAGATTCCTGCGATGCCAAGTCCAGTATTTTTAGAGTTCTTCTGTCTTCTACAAAAGCCAGCTTTTTTCCATCCGGGGAAAATTTAGGCAGATAAGCTTCACCTTCCGATTTTACGAGCGGTCTCTCTTCCAATAATGTTGAAGCAAAGAAAAAAGGCTCTTCTGATCTTACTTTTGTACTTTGGAAAATCTGCCACTTGCCATCTCTTTCACTAGCATAGGCCAATGATTTTCCATCAGGGGAAAACTCCACAAAGCGTTCCTGCTCAGGAGTATTTGTAATTCTTTTGGTCAGAGCACCGTCCACTGAAGTTACAAAAACCTCTCCTCTAGCCACGAAAGCAATCTCTTTGCCATCAGGAGAAATGGACATTTCCCTAACTCCCCCATTGATGGAAATGTAATTGTCAGAGTTGGTAATTGCTTGTGTCTGGAGCGTGACAGCAAGCTTCTTTGGAGCTTGCCCCTTGCGAAGTGTATAAAGTTCTCCATCGTATCCAAAGCTCATCAACCCATCGTTGGAAATGCTTAGAAAACGGACAGGGAAATTCTCCAAAGTTGTGAGTGCCTCAGTTTGGGAAGGATCGGCAGTATTCATAGCAAAGACATTGAAACTTCCATTGGCTTCGCTCAGGTAATAGATTTCTGATTCATCCGGAGAAAAGACCGGGGTTCTATCTTCTCCATAGAAGGTGGTCAGCATTTGATGGGTATTGGCTCTGGTATCGTACAGCCAGATATCACGGGCAATGCCTGACTGATGATGCTTGCGCCACTCATTCTCTCCCCCTTTTTTGTCATGGTAAACCATCTTGCTTCCGTCTTTGCTGACTTTTACATATTCAGCGGGAATTGTAAAAATCTGATCTACCCTTCCGCCGTTGCGGGCAACGGAATAAAGCTCAGGCTGTGAACCGGACGGATATTGTCTGTGCTCAGCTATATCCATCCGCTGGGTTCCAAATATCACCGATTGATCATCAGCAGAGAATTCGAACGGCTGTTCGTCATTTGAATGAAATGTAAGTCTGGTGGCGGGACCACCTTCAGGTCTCATGGTAAATACATCAAAGTTACCATAACGATCAGAGGCGAAAGCGATTGTCTTTCCATCATGACTCCATACAGCTTGATAATCATGTGCCTCATGAAAAGTAAGCTGCCTTGCAGTTCCTCCTGTGCTTGCTACCAAATACAGATCGCCTTTGTAGGTAAAGACAATATGGGTTCCATCAGGAGAAATAGCCGGATATCGCATCCATTTAGGAGCTTCTTGTGCTAGTGCCATATTGCCTAGAAAACAACCAAGGAGCAATGCAAAAATCTTTAATCTTTTAGTCATAAAATTGGATTTAGTGCTTTAAATTAATCAAAAATAAAATTTGAACTACCTGACTTTTTTTGATCGGTGTTATTCAACACATGTAAGATTAAAATCCAATATGCGTACCCGTTTAACTGCCTATGTGTATTTTGAGTTAATTCTAGAAGTTCAAATCTGCCAATTCCCCCTTTTCAAAGGGGGCAGAGGGGATTTTCTATGAATAAAACCAGATATAATTCTGGTACATGCATTCATGTGGATACTCATAAAATCCAATAATGTATCAAAGCTTTCCTTCATTCCTTCGGTATACAAGGCTATATTTGCACCTCGAAAAATCAACTCATTGGATGAACTCATTTATAGAAGAATTACGCTGGAGAGGCATGCTTCAGGATATGACACCCGAAATCGAAGAACACCTGGCTAAAGGAATGGCTTCGGCATATCTGGGTTTTGACCCTACGGCAGATTCCCTACATATCGGTCACTTGGTAGGGGTGATGACCTTATTGCACTTCCAGCGCGCCGGACATAAGCCATTTGCCCTGGTAGGCGGTGCTACCGGGATGATCGGAGATCCATCCTTCAAATCAGCTGAGAGAAATCTGTTGGATAAAAACACCCTGGATCATAATGTGGCTGGCATCCAGGATCAACTTTCGAAATTTTTGGATTTTTCCGGTTCTACGACTAACAAAGCCGAACTGGTGAATAACTACGACTGGATGTCTGAGTTTAGCTTTTTGGACTTTATCCGCGATATTGGAAAGCATATTACCGTAAATTACATGATGTCCAAGGATTCTGTAAAAAGAAGATTGGAGGACGGAAATGGGCTTTCCTTTACAGAATTCACTTACCAACTGATCCAGGGCTACGATTTTTACCATTTATGGAAAAATAAAAATTGCACTATTCAGCTGGGTGGATCAGATCAATGGGGAAATATTGTGACAGGCACCGAATTGATTCGAAAAATGGGAGGAGGCAGTGCTTATGCATTGACCGTTCCCCTGATCACCAAGGCAGACGGAACGAAGTTTGGCAAAACCGAAGGCGGATCTGTTTGGCTGGATCCCGAAAAAACTTCCCCTTACGCATTCTATCAGTTTTGGCTGAATGTGTCTGATGAAGATGCTGCTAAATATATCCGAATTTTTACCGTTTTGGACCGGACAACAATTGAAACACTGGAAGCAGAGCATGCAGAGGCACCTCATCTTCGTGTGTTGCAAAAAGAGATAGCCAAGCAAATCACCGGCATGGTTCACGGTGAATCTGATTTTGATATGGCCGTGAAAGCATCTGAGATATTGTTTGGTAAATCTTCCACCGAAGATCTGGCAGCATTGGATGAGCGGACTTTCCTTCAGGTTTTCGAAGGAGTTCCCCAAGTACAGATTAGCCAAGAGGAATATTCAGGATTGAATTCAATTTTGGATCTTTTTGGGGAAATCACTAAGGGGATTGTTTTTCCTTCAAAAGGAGAAGCCAGAAAAATGATCCAAGGAGGTGGAGTAAGCATCAATAAAGAGAAAATTGCCGATCCTAGTGCTCCTATAAGTTTGACTCTTCTTCAAAACAAATATCTACTTGTACAAAAAGGTAAGAAAAATTACTATATCGTAGAAGTGAAGTAAGTACATGATACTCACTCTAAAAAAGGCTTTAGGGAATCTCTAAGGCCTTTTTTTATAAAATTTTGCTAAATAATCAATAAGTAAAAGCCTCCCTTTGACCCAAGTTTAATATCTTTGGGTTCTATTTTTAGAAAAAGATTTTAACCTATGCCTGGAGAGAAAAATAAGGAAAAACTCATTTTGGATTCGGCTGTAGCACTCTTCACTTCCAAGGGCTATCTGGCCACCAGAATGGAAGATGTAGCCAAAGCCGCAGGAATCAGCAAAGGCTTGACCTATTTCTATTACAAGAATAAGGAAGACCTTTTTATGGCTTTGACAAAGAAAGCCTTCGATCAATTCAAAGATGAATTTCGGGACGAATGGTCTAATAGGAACAAGGGAAAAACCGGATTGGATATGCTTTGTTCCTTACTGGTGAAGATTGTTGCCTTTGCAAAATCCAATCAGGTGTATTATGACTCCATTCTCAATTTCCTTGATCTACTCAAGAAGTACAACAATCCTGAAACACAAAAATTAATTGATCAGAAAACACTGGAATCTGCCCATTTTCAAAAGCTACTGGAAATCCATCATGAACCTGCCAAAATAGGAATAATGATGGTGAGTCAAGGAATCAAAGACGGAAGTATTCGTGCTGAACTACAACCGGAAATCACTTTCTATACCATCTGGAGTATGATCATTGGCTATGAGAAAATGCTCGGGCCAATAGAATACGATGGTAAAGACCTAAAAATCCACTCAGAAAACTGGGAACCGGGATTTCTTCGCCTCATGCAAGAAATGCTAAAAGGCACCATTCAAGCCACCAAGAAAACTACAGTGCAAACTAGTTTATTCTAGTACAAGTAAAACGAGCACAGGTGGTATAAAATAATAAAGGCTGTCGAAAAACTCTCTCGCCAGCCTTTATTTATATACTTAGGGCACACTGAAAAACGCAAGTAATAGATCAAAAGCTATCCTATTGAATGATTAACCTATTTTTGATGCGAACGGTTTTTCAGCAAGTGCAAGCTTATTGAGCAGAATGGATCTCTATCCGTGCATCAGAAAATCCCAATATCGGGATTTTCAAGCTAGCCTCAGCCATACCATCTTCTACGGAAGCTGGCATACCTGAGACTTTTTCAGCAAGCTCTACTCAATAGATGGAGCTCAACTTAATTATCAATTTACATCTCCCATCATTTTCTTGATCATAGGCCTCAGTAGAAAGAGTAAGGCAGCAGAACCGAAGACGGTATAAACGATCATCATGTATTGATCCGGCATCTGGGCCAATGCTTCATCCGTCCCCCCGCTGGCTTCACCGGCTATCAACCCGGCAAAAAGATTCCCCAAGGCAATTGACAAGAACCAGATTCCCATCATTTGGCCCGCGTAGCCTGTTGGTGCCAATTTGGTCACCAAGCTAAGCCCTACCGGAGACAAACTCAATTCACCAAATGTGTGGAACATAAAAGTGACCAGCAGCCAGGTAGGCGCTGCCAGATCTCCTGAAGCTGCGATTTTGGTAGCGAAATACATCACAAAAAAACCAATACCCAAAAGCAGAAGCCCAAACGTAAATTTTAGAGGTGAGCTCGGTTCAAGGTTTCTTCTGCCCAGCCACACCCACAGCGCACCAAAAACCGGTGCAAAAATGATAATGAACAGAGAGTTTACAGACTGAAAATAACTGGTAGGAATCTCCCAACCCAAGATATTACGGTCCGTAAAACGCTCAGCAAATAGGTTCAATGTAGATCCTGCCTGCTCAAATCCAGACCAAAACATAGCAGAGAAAAGGAATAGAATAGCAATTACTCCTACCTTACTTTTGTCTGATTTATCAAGTCCCCCAAAGACTATTACATACCCCAGATAACCGAAAGCCACAAGTGCAATAATTGTCCCAGAAGCCCCTGCTATAGCAGAAACATTGATCGGTAGCACCCCCATAAAAAGTACTCCAACTATAGCCACCACACCAAGAACTATATAACTCACCAAAGACCTCAGCTTCCTTTGCCCCGAGACTTCTTCTTCGGTCACCACCAATGGAGGTTCGCCGTATCCTTCCAGTATTCCTCCGGATAGCTTATACTGAATTAGCCCAAAAACCATCCCAAGACCGGCAAGACCAAAGCCGAGATGCATATCATAGGTTGCCAGAGTACCGCAGGCAATGGGTGCTATAAATCCACCTAGGTTGATTCCCATGTAGAAAATAGAAAAACCTGCATCACGTTTGGTACTTCCCTTCGGGTAAAGCTGCCCCACGATCGAGCTGATATTTGGTTTCAAAAGCCCGGTGCCTACTACAATTAATATCAAGCCCAGAAAAAATGAAGAGGTGTCCAGCGTACTTAGTTCGGTTTTGATCGAACGATCTCCTGAAAACAAAGCAATGACACCGGGAAGAGCCATCGTAAAGTGCCCAATAGCAATAATAATCCCCCCATACCATACGGATTTTTTCAAACCGAAAAGTCTGTCTGCAAGCCAGCCACCGGGCAACGCCAACAAATAAACACCCATGGTATAGAGACCATAAATAGCTCCGGAAGTCTGGTCGTCAAAACCCAAGCCTCCTTCTGCTATAGTCATCGTCATAAACAGTATAAGCAATGCCCGCATGCCATAATAACTGAATCGCTCCCACATTTCTGTAAAAAAGAGTGTCATCAAGCCTTTAGGATGGCCAAAAATAGTAGGCCCTTCAAATTCAGGAGTAAGTTGTTTTTCCAAGGATAGTTTTATTTGGGTGAAATCAATTTTGCAATGATAAACCTTTTTAGGGCTTGTTTCCAAAGTTAAAGCTGCTGAATTGTGGTCTAATGTCTGATTATTACACCATTGGGAAGGAACGTCCACAGGATAGACCATTATGCAAAAACAGATTCAAAATATTCATCTGTTTTCCACATGCAATCGATTGTAATCAAAAATAAAGCATGTTTTATTGGTTTTATTAAAAGGTATTTCAGTAGTTTTGTGAAGACAATTTTCAGATTGTAACCCCAAATATTTATGCAGGAACTAGATCTGGCAATCCAGACTTCCCCCCTGGCTTTTCTCCGTACCACAACTAACAGAAAAGTTCATGTCAATCTTCCACCGGCAGAGCTGGTGGAAATTGCTTTAGCCCGTAAAGAAGGAAAACTCACTTCCACCGGCGCATTGATGGCAGATACCGGCAAATTCACCGGAAGATCCCCTAAAGACCGTTACATTGTCCTCGATGACAAAACTAAAGATTCGGTCTGGTGGGGTGATATCAACCTTCCATTTGATGCTGGGAAATTCAGTCTACTAATGAACAAGATGAAGGCATTTTTAGCTGACAAAGAGCTCTTTGTCAGGGATGGGTATGCCGGTGCAGACGACAATTACAGGCTCAAATTGAAGGTGATTAATACCAAAGCTTGGCACAATCTCTTCTGCTACAATATGTTTCTGAGGCCATCTGAGCTTGAATTACAAAATTTCGAGCATGATTTCACAATCATCTGCGCTCCTGAATTCGAAGCAGACCCCGAAACTGACGGTACCAAAAATTCAAATTTTGTACTTATCAATCTCACCGAACGAATCATCCTCATCGGAGGTACCGGTTACGCAGGTGAAATGAAAAAGGGGATTTTTTCAGTCCTTAATTTCATTCTACCCCATGAGCGAAATGTCCTTTCTATGCACTGCTCCGCAAATGTAGGATCGCATGAAGATACCGCTATTTTCTTTGGGCTGTCAGGAACGGGCAAAACTACCCTTTCAGCTGATCCTAACCGAAACTTAATTGGAGACGATGAGCATGGCTGGGCCGAAGAAGGGGTATTCAACTTCGAGGGAGGGTGCTATGCCAAAGTCATCGACTTAAGCAGAGAGAAAGAGCCCGAAATCTGGAATGCTATCAAATTCGGATCCATTGTAGAAAATACGCGATTTAAGGGAAAATCCAGAGAAATTGATTTTACGGATAAATCCGTCACTGAAAATACCCGTACCGCATACCCCATTGACTATATACCAAATGCACTGGTGCCATCCAAGGCAGGAGTACCGAAAAATATATTCTTTCTGACAGCAGATGCTTTTGGGGTGATCCCCCCTATTTCCAAGTTGAATAAAAGTCAGGCAATGTATCATTTCATTTCCGGTTACACCGCAAAAGTAGCCGGCACAGAAATGGGAATAACCGAACCAAAATTGACTTTCTCGGCATGTTTTGGCGCAGCTTTCCTCCCCTTACATCCAGCCGAATATGCTAGGCTATTCGGGGAAAAAATGGAGAAATATAACACCAATGTTTGGCTGATCAATACCGGCTGGACCGGTGGTCCTTACGGAGTAGGGTCCAGAATGAAATTGGCATATACCAGAGCTATGATTACGGCAGCTTTGGAGGGAAATTTAGATCATGTCGAATTCACTGAGCATCGTTTTTTTGGATTTCAGATTCCGCTGGAATGTCCAAATGTGCCCTCACATATACTCGATCCAAGGAAAACCTGGGAAAATGTGGAAGCATACGATATCCAAGCAAAAGAACTTGCAAATGCATTCAGGTCAAATTTCGAGAAATTCGAGGAATTTTCGTCTGAGGATATCTTAAAAGGAGGGCCACTTCCCTAAGAAAACAGATGGGTTCCATAGACGTAAACAACTGATTAAAAATCATTGTGATTATCCTCAACGTTGTAATTATTATTTTAAAAATACTACGTGCATCTCCAGCTATGCACGTAGTAAGTTTGTCCTTGACCTAAGCATAGAATAATGCTCAAGTATTTTTGCGGAAAAACCAGCTAAAGTCTAACCATACTGCGGGTTGAAGTGCAAAAACCCAATTCAAAGGAAGAGAAGATTAACAGTCAAAAAAGAAAACAGCAAGTACATGCTAAGGTACTTGCTGCAGGAAATGATATATATCATTTATAATCTTTTTTACTTACGTCCAGCACCTTACTTACTTCCTGCACAGTGGCAGGTGCATCCAGTTTGAAAAAGCCTGAAAGCCCTCTTTCCAAACGGGAAGCACGGATGGCTGATTTGAGTGCAAAGAATACACTTGTAGCCAAAACTAACGGTGGTTCTCCGACTTCTTTGGAAGAGAACAATCCATTGGGATTTTCAGGTACATCGGCTGAATTGTCTCTCGGGTATAAATAGGTATTCATTTCCAAAGGAATTGTGGTGATCGCAGGCGGTTTGTAAGTCCAGGTATTCAGTGTGTTAAGCCTTCCCTTCTCTTCACCTTCAGGTTCGAAAACAAGTTTTTCCGTAAGGATATAGCCTATTCCCTGCACAAAGGCACCTTCTACTTGTCCTATGTCTATGGCTGGATTGAGACTCCATCCCATATCAAAAATAATATCAGACCGGAGTATTTTTACTTCACCCGTTAGCACATCCACTTCCACTTCAGAACAGGCAGCAGAGAAGGTAAATCCGACAAAGGAATCTACACCGCCTGCGGTGGAATTTACATCTGCCAAATCTATTCCCGGAATAGCCTTGTTTTCCGAAACAGGTTTAAACGTCATGGCTGGAATCGGTGTAGTTCCCCCTGGAATCGGCGCAGTAAAAGAAGCAATGAGATCAACCCTATACTGGTAAGCCAAGGCAACCAAGTTTTGCCAGATTAGCTTTGAATGTTGGTCTATCGGTCGTTTGACGGAAGCAGACCATCCCTCCTTGCCATAATTCCAGAAATCTATTCCCTGTTCTTTACACCAGTCATCCCCGTTGTCTTTCAAGAGTTTATAGCCGAATTCAGTCATCCGTGACCGCATCTTTTCACATGCCTGCTTCACCGCTTCCCCATTATATGCCGTTCCTGTGGAGCCACCGGTACTTGTAGGATTTGGAATGACCCGTGTATTTGGACTGTGAATTTGAATCAGGTCCATCGGGATATTCAGCACATAAGCCGCGACCTGTTCTACCTTGGTCATCATCCCCTGCCCCATATCCACACCACCTTGATTGATGGACACACTGCCGTCGCCGGAATAAACTGATACAATCGCTGCAGCTTGTTCTATCATGACCAGATTGTAGCCCGAACCGTACTTTACAGGAACCATGTAGATTCCTCTTTTTTTCCATTTATTTTCCTTGTTAAAGGCATTTACCTTTTTTAAACGATTTTGATAATCGCTTTTCTCTTCCACATATTTCCATACATCGCGCATATAGCAGTAAGAAAGTGCTTGGCCAAAAGGCGTGACATCTCCCCGTACATACATGTTTTTTCTTCTTAGTTCAGCGGAATCCATACCGATGGCGAAAGCCGCATCATCAATGGCATTTTCCAAAATAAGCTTTCCCTGTACATCCCCAAATGCGCGCATGGCCGTATTGGGGGCTTTATTGGTGCGACACACATCCAACTGGCTCTCGAAGTTCTTGATATTGTAGGCGTTGTCTATCCTAAGCTGAACACAGTTACTGACGATGTAAGAACAGTCGTAGAACGCTCCACCATCAGCCCATAGTTTCAGATGCAATCCACGAATGAGTCCCTTGTCCTCTTTTCTTAGATTCCCCTGATCCACTGCAATTTGATATTGTCCATAGTACCCATGTCGTTTTCCAATCATAGCGGTGTCATGTTCCCGCTTCATCACGAGTCGAATCGGTCGGTTCAACTTATGCGCTGCCACAGCTACGGGAGCTGCGACAAACTTGGCCTGTTCAGTTTTACCGCCATATCCTCCTCCAAGCTGACGGATGTCCACAATGACTTTGCTATGCTCTGCAGCTAAGGTACTCGCCACAGTCTGATGCATTTCCATCGGGCTCTGAGATGAGGGATGAACCAAGATTTGATTGTCATCTTCGGGAAAAGCCACACAAGCCTGAGTTTCCATATAGAAATGAACTTGTTCACCGGAGATTTGGGTATTCTCTATGATAGTGCATGCAGCTCCGTCTATTTTCTCATTTCGGAGAATTGGTTTTTTGTCCAATGGAGCTTTTGCCAAATCTGCCCAATAAAGCTCCGTTCCTGGTCTGGTTATTTTCCAGATATGGGATACAAATGGAGCTGTACTCGGGCAATCAGGAAATATGCTTCCCATTTTGATTGCATCATCTATGGTAATGATTGGATCTTGCCACTCTTTGCTCCAAGATGGATTTTCCTTGTTTTCCCACTGTATAGGGGAATAAGCAAGGCAATATTCTGAAGCATATTCAGCTATTTCAATCGCGGCTTTTTCTGTATCGGCAATGACCATAGCGATGGCCTGTCCGGGATAAAGAATACTTTGGGTTGCAAATATAGGCTGATCCAGTGCCATGCCCTGCAGATTTAACCCCCCTACGGGAATATCCTGATAGGAGATCAGCGCAAAAAAAGAAGTGAATTTCGAGGCGAGGAATTCTTCCAGTTCCCCAAAGTCAATCATTTCTTTATTGATAGGATGCGCTAAATGGAAATTGGCAAGTGATCTTTTGGCTTGAATAAACGCCGCATTCTTACCAAGAGGCGGAAGCTTTATCTCATGCGTATAGTGCACTTCCCCCATCGCTTGATGGAATGCCATAAGCTTGATGTAAGGCTGGGAAACAGGAGTTTTAAATGATTGATTTACATAAAATTGTGACCCGTCACTTACATTCCAATTTCCCCAATCAATCTTCCCTGCTGACCGAATGTCTTTGGGAACTTGACCTCTGGATTTTTCCATCAAACTTCTGATGATAGCTTTGTAAATAAAGGAGACTGCCAGATTAATCTTGTAGTCATTGGTGAAGCCTTCCGATGGGACACCGTCCATTCTCCCCTTCTCTTCCCAAAACTCTAATTCTTTGCTTACTTCTATCTTTAGTATTCCAGTCAAGGTCGGAAGGAGTTCGAGGCTCAGTTTTTTTCCTTTTAACCATTGCTCACTAGTTGTTGCCCGCCAAGCTATGGGTGCAATACCTCCATAGACGATGCTTGTTTCTAGAATATTTAGATCCTCGGATACCTCAATTCTTGTACAATTATTTACAATAGAATGGGAATTTACTTCCCGTAAGGCAACTTTCTGAGCCAAAACAACTTCTTGTTGGTGGCCAAATGGAAGGAAATAACCTAAAACCACCAAATCATCTGCGATCTCAGGTGCTTTCAAAAGCTGATTTACCAATTCTGCAGCTTTTAACTGAAATTCCTGGCCGGATTTGATTCGTACAAATCTAATCTCTGCTTCTGTGCCACACAACACAGTAAACAGGTCCGAAGGGAAAGGTTCTCCACTTATAATATGCTTAAGAACCAGCATTGTGTTTCCTGCCAATGAAGCGGCATTTCGCACGATCATTCCTGCTGTTCGATGACACATAAACTGCATGCTTCCGATTCTTGATACCGGAGAAAACTTTTCATCCACAATCAACTGATCGAGATAGCGTAATAATTGTGAGTAAGTCGTGGATGCTCCTACCGCTATTCCATTTTCCAATCTCTTTATTCCGTATAGATCAGGTATCAACTTGATGTCCACAAAGAGATTTACCAATGGAAATTCATCGGCATAAATTCCAAAAGAAGTATTGCCAAAAACTATCCTGGTTGTTTTTGAAGAGCTTTTTCTGAGAATGTTTATCAATTCATCCAGTGTCTCCGGACTTAGCCATTGTTTTTCAGCTTGAAGTATTGATACTGCCGGCAAAGCCATTTTAGCACCATCGGGAAATGGAATATTAATGGCATCATGAATCATTACTTCTTGGCACTTGTCTTCGGTAATACAGATCATTCGGTTTTTTTCGTCTTCTTTATTCCAATCTGAAGCGAATGTCTTCATACCCGTCAAAATTGACCGGTATCCAGTACAACGACAGATATTTCCATCAAAAATTTCCTCAATTTCCTTTTTGGTTGGTGATGGATTTTCTGAAAGAAATGCTGACATATTCATCACAAATCCTGTGGTGCAATAGCCGCACTGCGTACCGTTATTAATTGCCAACCGATGGGCTACAGGATTAATTCCCTCATGAAGATCCTGGTGCTCTTCCCCTGTCAAGCTCTTCACAGCGATCTTACTATTTCCATTTGCTTGTAGAGATTTGGCAGCCTCTTCGATTCGATGCTCACTTTTCTTAAGTAAAGCATCTTTAGCCCTGTTCCAACCCGGAGGAGAGCTATTCATCCATTTTGATGCTCCCCTAGAAGCAGATGGTGAAAAAGTAAGATGCCTGTTTTCCGGTCTTTTGATCCCACCTGTACCTTCGATTGTGGTAATTGCCATGCCTCCAAGAGCACAGATTGGGCGCAAACAGGAATTTATTGACTTGTGTTCAGCTGTCTGCTTTCTCTCATTCCAAATAGACAGAATTACGGTGCATGCACCACAACCTCCTTGCCCACAACCTTTTTTGGCTCCTACCAGCCCGATTTCATCAGACCTTAAATAATCAAGTAATAATTGGTCTGTGGATGGGTTTTCAATGGTTACTTCCTTCCCGTTGAGAAAAAATGAAAGTGTGTTATTCATAATTGTAGCGTTTAAAATGTAAGCCTTGTAAAAAGCCTAATTGTATGTTAAGTGTGGTAATAAAAAATTTACCGAAGTTCATACGATGCATAGTGAAAGTTACCCCTATTCAAGAGCAAGAGTATCACCAAAATAAAACAGCTATGAAGAGTATATTTTCAAACTTATTGGATTGTCGGTTGAATACTGACTTATTCCTTCTGAGTTGATTCGATCTTCAAGGATCCATCGCGGTGCATTGGTGTCGGTATGCGCTCATATTCATTAACCCAATGTCCTGCTACGTTTTCATCTTTCCATTCGGTGAAATATCCCAGAGCCAAAGAAACCTGCAGTGAAAAATCAGAAGAGGTCGCCGTCTCCGTATAGGGGGTCGCACATTTTAAATTTTGGAAGTACTCTCTGAAAGCAACTGCATCAGTTTCAGTTAATTTAGTCAACTGTCCCATGGCATTTGTATCACCAATAAATGCCTCCTTTGGAACCAATGCCGCTATTTGGGGGAATTCTGCTGTGGCATGGCAAGACATACAGGATGAGGTGTTCAGATCAACCGGACCATCTAGACGACCTCCCCATCCCAGATGCTGTGGTGGTAATTTGGTAGAATCAGGATTTATTTTGGTTTGGGTCAAATTCGGATTAATAATGGTTCTGGTAACGGGGTAAGGATTGATAAAATTGGTGGTGTCCTGTGGATCATTGCCAAATTGGATCCCAACAGGAACCAAGTTCTCAGCTCTTCCGGCACCTTCTTTACCCTCATTCAACTTACCATTGTAGCAGAACGTACCAAACACCCAGCCCGTCCCGTATTTATCGGCCCTCGGATCCCGAACCATCACGTCCATTTGGATCAATTGCATAGGTTTGACTACTCGTCCTGTATCCAGACCATTATTCCATGTAGGAGTGATGTAGGCATTCCAAGTCATAGGATTCACCAAATAATCCGCAGAGGATTCATCGGCATCTGTAAACAAAAGTTTGAAAATCACCGTGCCTATTGGAAATCCATTGGGATTCTGGGTAGCATTTG contains:
- the tyrS gene encoding tyrosine--tRNA ligase, with protein sequence MNSFIEELRWRGMLQDMTPEIEEHLAKGMASAYLGFDPTADSLHIGHLVGVMTLLHFQRAGHKPFALVGGATGMIGDPSFKSAERNLLDKNTLDHNVAGIQDQLSKFLDFSGSTTNKAELVNNYDWMSEFSFLDFIRDIGKHITVNYMMSKDSVKRRLEDGNGLSFTEFTYQLIQGYDFYHLWKNKNCTIQLGGSDQWGNIVTGTELIRKMGGGSAYALTVPLITKADGTKFGKTEGGSVWLDPEKTSPYAFYQFWLNVSDEDAAKYIRIFTVLDRTTIETLEAEHAEAPHLRVLQKEIAKQITGMVHGESDFDMAVKASEILFGKSSTEDLAALDERTFLQVFEGVPQVQISQEEYSGLNSILDLFGEITKGIVFPSKGEARKMIQGGGVSINKEKIADPSAPISLTLLQNKYLLVQKGKKNYYIVEVK
- a CDS encoding TetR/AcrR family transcriptional regulator; translation: MPGEKNKEKLILDSAVALFTSKGYLATRMEDVAKAAGISKGLTYFYYKNKEDLFMALTKKAFDQFKDEFRDEWSNRNKGKTGLDMLCSLLVKIVAFAKSNQVYYDSILNFLDLLKKYNNPETQKLIDQKTLESAHFQKLLEIHHEPAKIGIMMVSQGIKDGSIRAELQPEITFYTIWSMIIGYEKMLGPIEYDGKDLKIHSENWEPGFLRLMQEMLKGTIQATKKTTVQTSLF
- a CDS encoding peptide MFS transporter; this encodes MTLFFTEMWERFSYYGMRALLILFMTMTIAEGGLGFDDQTSGAIYGLYTMGVYLLALPGGWLADRLFGLKKSVWYGGIIIAIGHFTMALPGVIALFSGDRSIKTELSTLDTSSFFLGLILIVVGTGLLKPNISSIVGQLYPKGSTKRDAGFSIFYMGINLGGFIAPIACGTLATYDMHLGFGLAGLGMVFGLIQYKLSGGILEGYGEPPLVVTEEEVSGQRKLRSLVSYIVLGVVAIVGVLFMGVLPINVSAIAGASGTIIALVAFGYLGYVIVFGGLDKSDKSKVGVIAILFLFSAMFWSGFEQAGSTLNLFAERFTDRNILGWEIPTSYFQSVNSLFIIIFAPVFGALWVWLGRRNLEPSSPLKFTFGLLLLGIGFFVMYFATKIAASGDLAAPTWLLVTFMFHTFGELSLSPVGLSLVTKLAPTGYAGQMMGIWFLSIALGNLFAGLIAGEASGGTDEALAQMPDQYMMIVYTVFGSAALLFLLRPMIKKMMGDVN
- the pckA gene encoding phosphoenolpyruvate carboxykinase (ATP); its protein translation is MQELDLAIQTSPLAFLRTTTNRKVHVNLPPAELVEIALARKEGKLTSTGALMADTGKFTGRSPKDRYIVLDDKTKDSVWWGDINLPFDAGKFSLLMNKMKAFLADKELFVRDGYAGADDNYRLKLKVINTKAWHNLFCYNMFLRPSELELQNFEHDFTIICAPEFEADPETDGTKNSNFVLINLTERIILIGGTGYAGEMKKGIFSVLNFILPHERNVLSMHCSANVGSHEDTAIFFGLSGTGKTTLSADPNRNLIGDDEHGWAEEGVFNFEGGCYAKVIDLSREKEPEIWNAIKFGSIVENTRFKGKSREIDFTDKSVTENTRTAYPIDYIPNALVPSKAGVPKNIFFLTADAFGVIPPISKLNKSQAMYHFISGYTAKVAGTEMGITEPKLTFSACFGAAFLPLHPAEYARLFGEKMEKYNTNVWLINTGWTGGPYGVGSRMKLAYTRAMITAALEGNLDHVEFTEHRFFGFQIPLECPNVPSHILDPRKTWENVEAYDIQAKELANAFRSNFEKFEEFSSEDILKGGPLP